The DNA segment AAGTGCGATAATTCCGGCGTCATGGTCTTTGCTGCCGGGGCGGAACGCCAGTGATGCGCGTCCGATATAATTTCCGTTACCGTAATTTCCTGCAATGTATTCGCCCGAAGCGGAAACAAAAAACAGACTGTCGATATTCAGGGTAAAGCCTGCGGAAGGAATATACTGATTGAGAAACGACGGTCCTGATTTCTGCCGCACTTCCGTATAACGATACGTGAAACCGGCGTACAGTCTGAGTTTGCGCGCCTGATGCTGCAGGGTCATTTCGGGATTTGTCCATAAAACACGATTTTCCAGCATTATGAAACGCACCGAATCGCTTGCGTACGTGGTATCGCCTGCAATGGCAGGGAAATATCCGGTATTGGGTTCCGCATCGGTAAATGTGTTGACCTGTTTCAAATAATATATGGAATGGCTAATGCGCCCAATGTTCATACGGAATTTGGGCCCGATGCTATCTGTTGCTTTTGAAGTGTCGGTTGGGCAGAGGTTCACATACTGCTCCAGAAAAGCCGATGTTTCGCGAATGTAGGTTTGAGCATTTTTCAGGTAGTAGGTATATGAAGAATCTGCGGTGCCCTGTTGTACGCGTTTGTAAATGCTGTCGTTGGTAATTCCTCCGTTCTCCTGTATCTTAAAGCGGTTGTGGATGTAGTTGCCAATAAATCCATACCTGCGGTTCTTTGTGTTGAAATGAGCCGTAGCGACTATGTTTGAAATATCCGATTTCTGCCTGAACTCTGCGATGCCGAGTGAATTTACGATGCGGTATTTGGCGCCAATTACCAGTTGTTTTTTAATGGTATGGCTGTGGAGTACGTGAAACACCTGCTCTTTGCGCGATCCGGTGGAATAAAACATCTCGGTAAAAGGAGCTACCGACGAATAATAATTTATATTCTCATTTGTGAAGCGGTAAGCATCAAAGGCATGCATGCCGAAGTCTGCTGAGGTAGAGATGCGGCTGCCAAAGGTCATGGCCCGTGTTGCCAGCCCAATGTTCCCGAGGCTTGCGTAAAACGGGGAAGACTCAAGGGCGGGATCCGACCGCTGAAATCCGGTAAGCATGGTATCGGCAGGATAACGTTTCAGGCTTGCCACCATGTCGGTATCGATGGCGGCAATATGATAATGATACACCTTAAGCGAATCGGTGCGCGGATGCTGTATGCTGTCTTTTTTCTGCTGCGCAAAAAGCGGCATGATGCCAATCAGCAGCAGAAGTAACAGTACGGCATTTCCTCGTTTCATTTTTGCTTGCATTTTTCGCGAACAAAAATACAAAGAATACCGCTAGCTTTGATAGTTGTTTTTTGAGTGTTGTGAATCACTGGCAGGTGAGGCTTGTGCCACCAGACAAAAAACATCTTGTCCCTATGGGACAAATATTAACCTGACAAAATTGTTCTATAAATATTGCATCCCTAACGGGATGTCAATATGCAAAAGACATTTGTTACGAAGAGCCTTGGTTCGCGCCTGGCGCGTAACATAACAATATTATTAGTTGTTCATTATTAATTAAAAAAGCCGTCCTTTTGAGACGGCTTTTTTAAATTGTATTCCGCTTACGCTATTTTACCTTATCAACGATGGCTTTGAAAGCTTCGGGATTGTGCATTGCCAGGTCGGCAAGTACTTTCCGGTTGATTTCGATGTTATTCTTAATGAGCTTGCCCATGAATACGGAATATGACATTCCATGCTCGCGAACGGCTGCATTGATACGGATAATCCACAGTCCGCGGATCTCACGTTTTTTATTTCTTCTGTCGCGGTATGCATAGGATAATCCTTTTTCATACGCGTTTTTGGCTACGGTCCAGACGTTCTTCCTTCTTCCGAACTGACCTTTTACCTGGGCTAAAACTTTTTTCCTTTTTGCCCTTGATGCTACTGCATTTACTGATCTTGGCATTGTTTTGATTTTTCACTTCAGCGTCCCACTTCACGCGGGAACTTATGGAGCTGAGAGTAAGTTAATAATTGATTTGTTAATGGGCCAACATGTTTTTCATACGTTTCTCATCCACCGCTGCAACTAATCCTGATTGCGTAAGATTACGTTTACGTTTCTTGGATTTTTTGGTGAGGATGTGACTCTTGTAAGCATGTTTCCTCTTGATTTTTCCGGTTCCTGTAAAGGTGAGCCTTTTTTTGGCGCCGGATTTTGTTTTCATTTTAGGCATTACAAAACAGATTTTATAGTTTATGAATCAATTCTTTCTTGGTGATAATATCATAATCATCCTTTTGCCTTCGAGCTTCGGAAGCTGTTCGGGCTTGCCGTATTCGGTCAGGTCGCTTGCAAATTTAAGCAGAATAAGTTCGCCCTGCTCTTTGTAAACAATACTGCGGCCTTTAAAGAACACATCCACTTTCACTTTAGCGCCTTCCTGCAGGAACTTGATGGCATGTTTCAGTTTGAAATTGAAATCATGGTCATCGGTATTGGGGCCCAGTCTGATCTCTTTCACAACCACTTTCGAGGCTTTGGCCTTCATTTCCTTCATCTTCTTCTTCTGGTCGTAAAGGAATTTTTTATAGTCAATTACCTTACATACCGGCGGATTAGCGCTTGGTGAAATTTCCACAAGGTCGAGTCCCTGTTCTTCAGCTATATTCAGGGCTTCCCTTATCGGAAAGATTCCTGTCTCAACGTTTTCGCCAACCACCCTTACAACGGGTGCATTGATTCTGCCGTTTATCTTATGCAGTTCTTCTTTTTTTACAAATCCCCTTGGGCGAAAATTTCCCTGTGTTGCGATAGTTCTTCCTCCTGTTTTAATGAATAATGTATTAGTTTGACTCAAATTTTAAGAACGAAGTGAATTGAAATTTGCAAGTCGAACAATCCCGCCTCAGGCGGAGGGTTCTTACCCGTGATTTCTTTACCTGTTAACGGCATTCATTAACCTGCCGTCATTGTTTCAATCTCTGCATTGATCATGGATATAAATTCGTCTATCCCGCATGCACCTGCGTCGCCGCTGCCCTGTTTCCTTACGGAGACGTTGCCTTCGGCTTCTTCTTTCTCCCCAACGATAAGCATATAAGGCACTTTTTCCAATTCTGCGTCTCTTATCTTCTTGCCTGTCTTTTCGTTACGGTCGTCAATTCGGGCGCGAATATCGGAATTATTTAGCAATTCTAAAACATTTTTCGCATAAATTTCATATTTCTCGCTGATAGGTATGATGCGCGCCTGCTCCGGCGAGAGCCATAAGGGGAACTTACCTGCACAGTGCTCAATCAGCACAGCAACAAAGCGTTCCATCGATCCAAACGGTGCCCTGTGAATCATTACGGGGCGGTGTTTTTGGTTGTCGCTGCCTATGTATTCCAGCTCAAAACGCTCGGGCAGATTGTAGTCAACCTGTATGGTTCCGAGCTGCCATTTGCGTCCAATCGCATCTTTTACCATGAAATCGAGCTTGGGGCCGTAAAAAGCAGCTTCGCCCACTTCCACCACGGCTTTGATGCCTTTTTCTGCGGTAGCTTCAATTATGGCGGCTTCGGCTTTTGCCCAGTTTTCGTCAGAACCGATGTATTTGTCCTTGTCGTTGGGGTCGCGAAGCGATATCTGGGCTGTATATTCTTTAAAATCAAGTGCTTTGAAGATGTGAAGCACAATATCCATCACACCCTGAAATTCCTGTTTTACCTGTTCGGGTGTGCAGAAGATATGCGCATCGTCCTGGGTAAAACCGCGGACACGGGTGAGGCCGTGCAGTTCTCCGCTCTGTTCGTAACGATACACGGTGCCAAACTCTGCAATGCGCAGGGGCAAATCTTTATAGGAACGCGGACTGCTCTTGTACACTTCGCAGTGGTGAGGGCAGTTCATCGGCTTCAGCATAAATTCTTCGCCTTCAACCGGTGTTTTAATAGGCTGGAAGGAGTCTTTGCCGTATTTCTGATAATGACCGGATGTCTTGTATAACTCAACGTTTCCGATATGCGGGCATATTACCTGTACGTAGCCGGCTTTGCGCTGAACCTTTTTAAGGAAGTTCTCCAGCTTTTCGCGCAGCATGGCACCTTTGGGAAGCCATATAGGCAATCCGGCACCTACAGCCTGCGAAAACGTAAATAGTTCAAGTTCCTTGCCTAATTTGCGATGGTCGCGCTTTTTGGCTTCTTCCAGCAACAGCAGGTGATCTGTAAGATCTTTCTGTTTCAGGAAACTGATGCCATAAAGACGGGTAAGCTGTTTGCGTTTCTCATCGCCGCGCCAGTAAGCGCCGGCTACTGCAAGCACTTTTATGGCTTTGATAAAACCCGTATGCGGCAGGTGAGGTCCGCGGCAAAGGTCGGTAAAGGCACCTGATTCATACAGCGTGATTTCTCCATCGGTCAGGTCGTTGATGAGCTCAAGCTTGTATTCGTCGCCTTTGGCAGTGAAGTAGTCAAGAGCAGCCTGTTTGCTTATTTCCTTGCGGATATAAACCTGGTCTTTGCGGGCCAGTTCAAGCATTTTATCTTCTATCTTTTTGAAGTCGGCATCGGAGATGCTGCGGTCGCCAAGGTCAATATCGTAATAAAATCCGTTTTCAATGTTCGGTCCGATACCGAATTTCGTTCCCGGATAAAGCGCTTCAATGGCTTCTGCCATAAGGTGTGCCGAAGAATGCCACATAACGGCTTTACCTTCGTCATCATTCCAGGTGAGCAGTTTGATGCGTGAATCTTTATTAATAGGGCGTGTGGCATCCCACACTTCGCCGTCGACCATCGCGCCAAGCACATTGCGTGCAAGACCTTCGCTGATGCTTTTGGCAATATCAAGACCTGTAGCCCCTTCGGGATACTGGCGTACAGAGTTATCAGGCAGTGTAATATTAATCATTAGTGTGCTGATTTTTAAGAGGTGCAAAGATAACAAATTTTCCCATGCCTCCAAGAGGCGCACCATTATATTATATCAGGAAGTCGTAAGTCACCTCCGCCGCTGGCGGATGAGTCGAGAGTCAAAAAACAGAAGTCAGAAGACAGAAGTCAGGAGACAGAAGAAAAAAATGAAATACCACAGCATACACCGGAGGTGTTTAATGTCAATAGAAAAAACCACAAATAACCCCGTAGGGGTTTAAGATCGGTAGATTGAATGTGTGATTATAATCGGCGACTCACGAATAATAATTGCAAATGTGGTGATGTTGCATGAGCCGCAATAGTTTGGGGTTATTAAGCTCGCGATAGCGAGGTAAATGCCTGCCGTTTTGTATGATTAAATATGCCAGTTGCAATGATAAAGCTCCCGATAGCGAGGTACGAGCCTTCTATGTGATATGATAAACTATGCAGGCAGCAATGATAAAGCTCGCGATTGCGAGGTAAACGCCTGCTGTTTGGTATGATTAAATATGCTAGTCGCAATGATAAAACTCACGACCGCGAGGTAAAAGCTTGCTGTTTTATATGATTAACTATACTGATAGCAATGATAAAGCTCGCGACCGCGAGATCAATGTGTGTTAGCTGCAATATTAAAGCCCCTTATTAAAGCCTGTCCCGTACCGTGGGTTTGGGGTTATAAAGCTCAGAATGGGCGTTTTTTATCTTTTTATCAGCAACTTTCTCAGCATCACATTCCCTTCATCCCTAAGTTGTAAAATGTAAGAACCTGCCTCAAATCCGCGGAGGTCTATCCGCTGCTGAACGGCATCCGACATCATTGAATATACCTGTCTTCCGCTGAGGTCAAACAAGGTTATTTCTCCGAGTGGCTGTGTATCTCCTTCGCGGGAAATGGTGATGAAATCAGTGGCGGGCTGAGGGGTGATGGTGATACTTTTTGAAATATTTTCGTTTGCTATTACACTCGGGAAATAGACTATAATAGTGTCAACGGCACTACATCCCGGATAAGAAACAATTACTGACAATGTGCCTGTCCACCCACCTGCTCCAGCTGTTATTTGTTGTGTTGTATCTCCGGTTGACCACAGATATTGTGCTCCCGGGTTACCGGCATCGAGAATAACTGTTTGTCCCAATCCAAGAACAGTATCATTCCCTAAATTCACCACCGGCATGGGGCTGACAGTAAGGTAATGCGTGACGGTATCGCTGCACGGACCGTTGGATGCGATAAAGCTGATGGTGTCAATGCCGGGTGTGGCGTAACTGAAGGTATGTACATCGTCACCTGCTATATGCACACCATTCAGGTACCATTCTCCGGGACTGGTGGCGTGGTAGGTTATGTCGCCGCTTCCGCATACGGCCGTGTCGCCGGGTGTGAAGCTCGCAACAGGAAATGAATTTACGGTAATGGTTTGATGAATGGAGTCTTTGCAGATGCCGTAACTTCCCGTAAGGCTCAGATAAAAATCGCCTGCGGCATTGAAGGTGTTATTATACGTACTTCCTGAGTGCATAAAATTGTTATCCATGTACCACGACAGATTCGTTGCAAAGGTTGAGCCGGCAGCAAAACTCAATGCGGTACCGGTGCAAATGGTAGTGTCGGCAGGAACAAAGCTCAGGGGCGGAACGGCACACGAAAGCTTGGCTACCCACATATCCATGAAACCATGGTTGTTGGTGATGTCACCGTCAAATGATGAAATCCAGCCGCAAATCACCGAGCCCTGATTTTTTGTCGGGGCAATGCCTTCGCCCCGGTCGTCGGATGAGCCGCCATAAGTCTTTTCCCAAATCAGGTTACCGCTGCTGCTTATCTTCACCACCCAAAAATCATAGGTTCCTGCCGGGCCGTGGTTATAACTGATATCTCCGTCAACACTGGCTGTTTGCCCGTTTGACATAAATCCGCCGTCCCAGTCGTGGCAGAGCGACGCAGCGAAATCATCGCCGGTGCCGCCCAGTGTTTTTTGCCAGAGCAGCGTTCCTGATGTATCTACTTTCAGCATCCAGGAATCGTATCCACCATGATTTCCGGTTACGTCGCCATTGGAGGAGTTGGTATAGCCTCCTATCACACAGGCAGTGTTTCCTGCATTTTTAATAGCTTTTCCTATCTCAATATCTGTTCCGCCAAAACAACGTGACCACTTGAAATTCCCGAGTGAATCGGTACGGAACACCCACAAATCTTCGGTTCCGGGATTATGATTCCCTGAAATCTGCCCCGCGTTTGAAGAGGTATGACCGGTAAGCATGAATCCGCCATCGGCCAGACGTGCCAGATCGTGAGAATCTTCGTCATTGGTATCGCCGTAGCAATGTGCCCACAAAAGATTTCCAACGCTGTCGATACGTGCAAGCCAGCCGTCGCCAATGCCATGGTTACCGTTCACATCATGGTCGTTTGAAAACGTACTTGCCGTCATTGCCCAGCCTTTGTTGCCAATGGGAACAAGAGATACGGCATGGTCGCCATCGGCCAGTGAGCCGCCGTAATGTTTATTCCAGGTAATGATTCCGTTTGAGTCCACTGCAAATACCCAGATATCAAAGTCACCATAATTTCCGGGCACGTTGCCGTCAGAGGACTTAGAGAATCCGGTAAGCACGGCACCTTTATTTTTGACCGGGTATACTCCCCAGTTTATATCGTTATCGGTGCCCCCGTAAAGTCTGGTCCAGATAAGATTTCCGTTAAGGTCAAGCTTTGATAAAACGACGTCCATTGCGCCGTGACCGCCCATAATATCACCGTTTGATGAATTGGTATATCCGGAAACATAATAGCCCGAGCTGTCGGATATCATGCAGATTGATTTCGCAAAATCGGCTCCGCTGCCGCCAATACTTTTTTCCCATTGGATGACAGGTTGCGCGAATGAAAAGTGTGTCAACGCGCAACTAAACAGAATCAAAAAAAATGTTTTTGTTCTCATTTCACTAATATTACTTCTTACGAAGATAAAACAAATGTCCGGAAAATTATTACCGCAGTAAAGTCACGGTGCCCTGTGTGCTGTATTCTATGCCGTCAAAGCCTTTGGCGGTGAAAACGTAGTAATACACTCCATCAGAGGCTTTGGCTCCGCCTTCTTTATGTCCGTCCCATGAACCGTGAACAGTGTACCATTCATACACTTTCTTGCCCCAGCGGTTGAAAATAACCATCTGTTCGCTCAGCAGTCCAACGGATTGAACTTTGAAGACATCGTTCTGGCCGTCGCCGTTATCGGGTGTGAATACGTTGGGAATTACGATTGCCGACGGCTTACATACCTTTACTTCCATGCTGATGGAATCTTCACAGAAATCAGGTATTCCGCTGTTCACATTGAACATTACCTTGAATGTTTTGCAGTCGGGGCATTGTTCGGGCGGGCAATCATAAACGTAGGTATGAGAAGGATTCTCTGAAGCCGAGTTTGTGCCATCACCAAAATCCCAATAGAAAATATTGGCACCGCTTCCGTTATAATAGAAGTTGACATTGAGCGGTGAAATACCATCAACAGGATTGCTGTATCCATCGGCATGAATCAGGGTGTTGGTCCCGATTATGGCAGGACCGGCTGTTGTCGGGCAGTTAAACTGATCGGTAACGGTAATGGTGTAATTGCCGGTGCAAAGTCCAACCAGCGCTAATGTATCCTGGTTTCCCAGACTCCATTGATATTGATAAGGAGGTACACCGCCGGTTACTGTTGTGAGAATATACCCGTTGCATTCATGCAAACAGCCTTCATCGGTTGGATGCAATGTTACAAACATCTGAGGATGCTGCGTGATGATAAAAGGTACAACATCGGTACATCCATTGCTGTCCGTTACCGTAACTGTAAAGTTACCGGCCGGAAGTCCGCTTACATAATCATTTGCCGGTGTGCCGGCTGACCAGGTGTACTGGTAAGGGTCGTTGCCGCCTATGGCAGAAGCCTGAGCTGTTCCGTCATTGCCTCCATAACAGGAAACAATGCTGGTAGTATCAACTGAGCCTTCCAGCAATGGAGGTTCAGTGATGGTCACGGTATCGGTTACAAAACAGGTTGACGTATCGGTAATGGTAACAATGTAGGTTCCGTCAGTCAGACCAAAAGCAGTGTCATTGGCTTGAGGCGGAACAGTGCCCCACAGATAATGATACGGGGAAATTCCATTGGTGGCATTTACGGAAGCAAATCCCGAGTTGCCCTGAAAACACAGTACGTTGAACTGGGCTGTGGTTGTTTGAATGTCGCTCACAAATACGGGTACTGTGGTTACTGCCGAAGTACAGCCTCCAAGTGTAACAGAAAGTGTTACGTTTTTAATGCCGGGTGTGCTCCAGTTTACATCAAAAGGTCCGCTGCCACCCGCAGGAACTGCCACACCACCGGCAAACGACCATGCATAGGTGCAGAGAGAGTCGCCTGTGCCTGTGTAAGTCACCAGTGATGAATCAGACAAATCGCAGATAGGAGAGGTGACCGTAAACGTGGATGTGGGTGTGTAATTCACCGTGATATCCTGATAAGCGGTATCGGCGCAGTTAGCTCCGTTTATGTAGATGTAAGTAATGGTAAATGTTCCGGTATCGGCAATAGCCGGATAGAACATATTATTCGAAACACCTGTTCCGGAATAGGTACCTCCCGAAGGAGTTCCTGCAGTGAGTGCAAAAGGTGTTGTGTTGGTACAAACATCGGGCATGGCGCTGAATGCTGCCACGGGTACAACATTTACCGTGATGCTCTGGGTGGCTGCATTCACACAACTGTTGCTGTCGGTGTAAGTGTAGGTCAGAACAAAGGTTCCCAGTCCTGCAGCCATGGGGTCGAAAATGCCTCCATTTACACCGGTGCCTGTATAGGTACCACCGGAAGGAGTTCCCTGAGTGAGTGTAATGGCCGGTGCTGTGACACACATCGGATTCAAGGGTGCAAATGAGACTACCGGCAAGGGATTTACAATAATATTGGTAAGCGCCGAATTGGTGCAACCATTGCCATCGGTATAAGTGTACATGATAGAATGAGTTCCCGGACCTGCCTGTGCGGGATTAAAAACGGAACCTGTAACGCCCGGGCCTGAGTAAGTGCCGCCCGGAGGTGTTGCAGCATTGAGGGTATATAAACCGGCATCGATACACATAGGATTAATTGCCGGGAAATTGATGGTTGGCAAAGGGTAGATTACCATCTGGGCGGTATCTCTTCCAATACAGCCAATGGAGTCAATATAGGTGTAGATAATATTATGCGAACCGGGGCCCGAAGCATTCGGGTCGAATGTGGTGCCTGTTACGCCGGGGCCACTGAATGTTCCACCAAGCGGGCTTCCACCGGTAAGTGTGAACGGGGGCTGCGAGATGCAATAAGCAGGAAATGGCAGTAATGATACCGGTGTGCCGGGAATAGAATTTACGGTATAGGTTTGAACACTTTGACAGTTGGCAACATCTGTTATTGTAACGGTGTAAGTGCCACCGCCAAGATTGGTTTGTGTATCGGAATTAGGACCGCCATTCGACCAGGTGTAGTTGATTGGTGCGCTGCCGTTGGCTACTGTTACGGCGATAGAGCCGTCGAGCATGCCGTTGCAGGTTTCGTCAACAACAACCGCTGTAACACCAAGGGGTGCAAGGTCAACGCTCTGAGTAACTACAGGCTGAGTTACCAGTGTAACATTGCAGCAGCTCCACGGATGGCAGGAACAGGCGTTAAACTCACTGCAGTAATGCACGCAGCAGGGATCCCACAGATATCCTGAAAGACAGGCGCTGGCTCCGGGAACGTTGTTGCAGCACCATGCATAACTACCTCCGCCGCATGGTACCTGAATGATACCTGTTTGATAAACCGTAGTCACATAATAGCAGCAGGAACCATAGGTGGTTGTTACCTGTGAGGTGGGTGTGTATCCACTGGGAGGTGTTTCAACAACGGGGCAGTTTGATTTCATGCCACCGCTTTTCAGTTGGTTGAGAATACTGTCGGCAGCTGTCAGGTTCGTTTTGGGTTGAGCTTCGCCTGAGCCCTGTGGATCCTGATTGGAAAATACGTACTCGCTGACTTTCTGTATGCCGCTATTATAGCCGAATTGAATACGATACTTGAATTTATTCACATCGGCGGGGATGTCTTTTGTGATATCATTATAAATAAATCGTCCGTGACCCGCCTCGGTTGAGTACAGGATATTGTTATTGTACTGAAAATCTTTCGGATAATACAATGCATGGATATCGGGCAGCTTGCTTATTTCTGCCGTATTGATGGTGGTGTAATTAATTCCGTCGGTGCTGCGTTCAACACTTACAGTTTTAATATTTGCATCAGCCGGATTTTCCCAAACCATATGCACAATGGTATCACCGAACACACCCGATTTGAAAAACTCCAGTCTCAGCGGTTTTTCAGGATTTGCGGAAATATTCGTCTGAGCATAATTAGCAATAGGGAAAAGGAAAAGCAAAATTGAAATAATTTTTAGATATCTATACATAATCACTGATTTTGAATGAAATAGAAAATAATCCATCGAATTTGAGACAAATTTATAATATTTTTAATAACTATACTAACATAAACTTAATTAATAATGTACCCATTATTAAATTTTGTTAGATATATATGATTGATTTCGAGGGAATACTTCTTTTTTTTTAATATATCGATTATTGTAAAAACTAGACGAACTAATAGTAAATCAGTAGTTAATGCATTTGATTCGCTCTTCATACTGAATGTAAGATGACGGGTATTATTTTTTGATTTACAATTGTTGGTGCCAAATAATTATTTTTGCTGAAAAGAAATAGCTAAATGCACTTTGTAAATCCATTATTTCTGTTGGGGCTTTTTGGTCTGGCAGTTCCAATAATTATCCACCTTTTTAATTTTCGTAAATTCAAAAAGGTATTTTTTACGAACGTAAAATTTATTGAGGAACTTCAACAGCGCACTCAAAAACAATCGCAGTTAAGGCACCTTCTTATTCTGCTTCTTCGGATATTGGCAATCACCGCCTTGGTGTTTGCTTTTGCTCAGCCATTTATTCCTGTTTCCAAAACTGCAAAAATCAATAAAGGAACCGGTGCTGTAAGTGTTTTTGTGGATAATTCTTTCAGCATGGAAGCGGACGCAAAGAACGGCACCTTGTTAGACGAAGCGCGCAATAAGGCGGTGGAGGTAGCACAGGCATATCGTCCCGACGACCTGTTTCATTTCCTCACCAACGATTTTGAGGGAAAACATCAGCGGTTGGTTACCCGCGATGAATTTCGCGAGATGCTCGAAGAATTGAAATCCTCTCCGTCAGTGAAAAAGTTATCGGAGATTATTCGCCGGCAGTCGGATATGCTTTCAGAAAACAAGAGTAAATCAAAAAATATTTATGTTATTTCCGATTTTCAGAAAAGTATAACGGATATTTCCGCAATAAGCGCCGACACTTCTGCCAGTGTTTATCTTGTTCCCGTCAAGGCAAATTCCGTGAACAATCTGTATATCGACAGTTGTTGGTTTGAATCGCCCGTTCATTTGCCGGGGCAAAATGTAAAGCTCTTCATACTCATCAAGAATGCCGGAAAGAC comes from the Bacteroidota bacterium genome and includes:
- the rpmI gene encoding 50S ribosomal protein L35, with the translated sequence MPKMKTKSGAKKRLTFTGTGKIKRKHAYKSHILTKKSKKRKRNLTQSGLVAAVDEKRMKNMLAH
- a CDS encoding putative porin produces the protein MKRGNAVLLLLLLIGIMPLFAQQKKDSIQHPRTDSLKVYHYHIAAIDTDMVASLKRYPADTMLTGFQRSDPALESSPFYASLGNIGLATRAMTFGSRISTSADFGMHAFDAYRFTNENINYYSSVAPFTEMFYSTGSRKEQVFHVLHSHTIKKQLVIGAKYRIVNSLGIAEFRQKSDISNIVATAHFNTKNRRYGFIGNYIHNRFKIQENGGITNDSIYKRVQQGTADSSYTYYLKNAQTYIRETSAFLEQYVNLCPTDTSKATDSIGPKFRMNIGRISHSIYYLKQVNTFTDAEPNTGYFPAIAGDTTYASDSVRFIMLENRVLWTNPEMTLQHQARKLRLYAGFTYRYTEVRQKSGPSFLNQYIPSAGFTLNIDSLFFVSASGEYIAGNYGNGNYIGRASLAFRPGSKDHDAGIIALKGSYSSLQPAWCTTSFSSKYFNWSHDYLPQQSINGSLEYRYKNLVAAVDVYSINNYVLFLNDALPFQKAGIIINVYAARVNKQFTFGKFAVHNNFILQYTPNNHSVHVPLFVGQQSWYFTQPMFKKALLAQLALDLFYNTPYYSDAWMPATQQFFLQDNTKTGNYLYADVALNFKIKRARLFLKLSHFDNGLMGYDYFSVPHYPMQNRAFKFGVSWLFFD
- the infC gene encoding translation initiation factor IF-3, with amino-acid sequence MATQGNFRPRGFVKKEELHKINGRINAPVVRVVGENVETGIFPIREALNIAEEQGLDLVEISPSANPPVCKVIDYKKFLYDQKKKMKEMKAKASKVVVKEIRLGPNTDDHDFNFKLKHAIKFLQEGAKVKVDVFFKGRSIVYKEQGELILLKFASDLTEYGKPEQLPKLEGKRMIMILSPRKN
- a CDS encoding T9SS type A sorting domain-containing protein; amino-acid sequence: MRTKTFFLILFSCALTHFSFAQPVIQWEKSIGGSGADFAKSICMISDSSGYYVSGYTNSSNGDIMGGHGAMDVVLSKLDLNGNLIWTRLYGGTDNDINWGVYPVKNKGAVLTGFSKSSDGNVPGNYGDFDIWVFAVDSNGIITWNKHYGGSLADGDHAVSLVPIGNKGWAMTASTFSNDHDVNGNHGIGDGWLARIDSVGNLLWAHCYGDTNDEDSHDLARLADGGFMLTGHTSSNAGQISGNHNPGTEDLWVFRTDSLGNFKWSRCFGGTDIEIGKAIKNAGNTACVIGGYTNSSNGDVTGNHGGYDSWMLKVDTSGTLLWQKTLGGTGDDFAASLCHDWDGGFMSNGQTASVDGDISYNHGPAGTYDFWVVKISSSGNLIWEKTYGGSSDDRGEGIAPTKNQGSVICGWISSFDGDITNNHGFMDMWVAKLSCAVPPLSFVPADTTICTGTALSFAAGSTFATNLSWYMDNNFMHSGSTYNNTFNAAGDFYLSLTGSYGICKDSIHQTITVNSFPVASFTPGDTAVCGSGDITYHATSPGEWYLNGVHIAGDDVHTFSYATPGIDTISFIASNGPCSDTVTHYLTVSPMPVVNLGNDTVLGLGQTVILDAGNPGAQYLWSTGDTTQQITAGAGGWTGTLSVIVSYPGCSAVDTIIVYFPSVIANENISKSITITPQPATDFITISREGDTQPLGEITLFDLSGRQVYSMMSDAVQQRIDLRGFEAGSYILQLRDEGNVMLRKLLIKR
- the thrS gene encoding threonine--tRNA ligase, coding for MINITLPDNSVRQYPEGATGLDIAKSISEGLARNVLGAMVDGEVWDATRPINKDSRIKLLTWNDDEGKAVMWHSSAHLMAEAIEALYPGTKFGIGPNIENGFYYDIDLGDRSISDADFKKIEDKMLELARKDQVYIRKEISKQAALDYFTAKGDEYKLELINDLTDGEITLYESGAFTDLCRGPHLPHTGFIKAIKVLAVAGAYWRGDEKRKQLTRLYGISFLKQKDLTDHLLLLEEAKKRDHRKLGKELELFTFSQAVGAGLPIWLPKGAMLREKLENFLKKVQRKAGYVQVICPHIGNVELYKTSGHYQKYGKDSFQPIKTPVEGEEFMLKPMNCPHHCEVYKSSPRSYKDLPLRIAEFGTVYRYEQSGELHGLTRVRGFTQDDAHIFCTPEQVKQEFQGVMDIVLHIFKALDFKEYTAQISLRDPNDKDKYIGSDENWAKAEAAIIEATAEKGIKAVVEVGEAAFYGPKLDFMVKDAIGRKWQLGTIQVDYNLPERFELEYIGSDNQKHRPVMIHRAPFGSMERFVAVLIEHCAGKFPLWLSPEQARIIPISEKYEIYAKNVLELLNNSDIRARIDDRNEKTGKKIRDAELEKVPYMLIVGEKEEAEGNVSVRKQGSGDAGACGIDEFISMINAEIETMTAG
- the rplT gene encoding 50S ribosomal protein L20 gives rise to the protein MPRSVNAVASRAKRKKVLAQVKGQFGRRKNVWTVAKNAYEKGLSYAYRDRRNKKREIRGLWIIRINAAVREHGMSYSVFMGKLIKNNIEINRKVLADLAMHNPEAFKAIVDKVK